The Novipirellula artificiosorum genome includes a window with the following:
- a CDS encoding sugar phosphate isomerase/epimerase family protein yields MLSVRSLSRRRVILSGAALATSAIVGPRRLLAAADLESKLRFGMVTYLWGKDMTLPELLNQCTVAGIGGVELRTEHAHGVEPTLSKAERRDVRNRFAESPVELVGYGSNCEYHSDDANRVKANIEQTKQYIRLMHDCGGTGVKVKPNGFSKGLSREKCIVQIGESLNEVAAYGEQYGQKIRLEVHGKGTSELPVIREILQTATHPNLFVCWNSNLVDLEGQGLEKNFEMVKSRLGDTVHVRQLDLGDYPYPQLIELLKSAAFQGWILLEAHSNPENKVKAMIQQREVAERLIG; encoded by the coding sequence ATGTTATCCGTTCGTTCCCTCAGTCGTCGCCGCGTGATCCTTTCGGGTGCCGCGCTAGCCACTTCCGCAATCGTTGGGCCTCGTCGTTTGCTTGCAGCGGCCGATCTCGAATCGAAGTTGAGGTTTGGTATGGTCACGTACCTTTGGGGGAAAGACATGACGTTGCCTGAACTCTTGAATCAATGCACCGTGGCGGGCATTGGGGGCGTCGAACTCCGTACCGAACACGCCCATGGCGTGGAGCCGACTCTGTCGAAGGCCGAGCGACGTGATGTGCGCAATCGTTTTGCCGAGTCCCCCGTGGAATTGGTGGGCTATGGTTCCAATTGTGAATATCACAGTGACGATGCGAACCGGGTCAAGGCAAATATCGAGCAGACCAAGCAGTACATCCGGTTGATGCATGATTGTGGAGGGACGGGAGTGAAGGTGAAACCGAATGGATTTTCCAAGGGTCTCTCACGCGAAAAATGCATCGTCCAAATCGGTGAATCTTTGAACGAAGTTGCCGCCTATGGCGAGCAGTATGGCCAAAAGATTCGATTAGAAGTGCACGGGAAAGGCACCAGCGAATTGCCCGTGATCCGAGAGATTTTACAGACCGCCACGCATCCCAACTTGTTTGTTTGCTGGAACTCCAACCTCGTGGATCTTGAGGGTCAAGGGCTCGAAAAGAATTTTGAAATGGTCAAGAGTCGATTAGGTGATACGGTTCACGTCCGGCAATTGGATCTTGGCGATTACCCCTATCCACAGCTGATCGAACTGCTGAAGTCCGCTGCGTTTCAAGGTTGGATCTTGCTGGAAGCCCATTCGAACCCCGAGAACAAGGTGAAAGCGATGATTCAGCAGCGTGAAGTCGCCGAGCGATTGATCGGTTAG